A portion of the Dissulfuribacter thermophilus genome contains these proteins:
- the tsaB gene encoding tRNA (adenosine(37)-N6)-threonylcarbamoyltransferase complex dimerization subunit type 1 TsaB, with amino-acid sequence MLVLAIDTSQRVGGVAIVEDQEIRLELSFNIMATYSKSLVPAIHNALDLTELTFSSVDAVAVGIGPGSFTGLRIGVASSKAIAFSMGIPIVGVPSLDAIVEDVICELNTLICPIIDAKKRQVFTAIYKMTEHGPRRISPYLAIRPELLVERLPRGEKCILLGDGLRQYGDLFESLIKSLGFDTVTLFKNTVKPVRPGLIGILGMRKLLQDPKGQLPHELDPLYLRPSDAEIKRFGIGEEIFESG; translated from the coding sequence ATGCTTGTCTTAGCCATTGATACTTCTCAAAGAGTGGGCGGGGTGGCCATTGTTGAAGATCAAGAGATACGTTTGGAGCTTTCCTTCAACATAATGGCCACCTATTCAAAGAGCCTTGTCCCCGCGATACACAATGCCCTGGATCTCACTGAACTCACTTTTTCATCTGTGGATGCAGTGGCCGTTGGTATAGGACCTGGAAGCTTTACAGGTCTAAGGATCGGGGTTGCTTCCTCCAAGGCAATAGCATTTTCCATGGGGATACCAATAGTTGGCGTGCCCTCATTAGATGCGATTGTAGAAGACGTGATATGTGAGCTTAATACGCTCATTTGCCCCATTATAGATGCTAAAAAGCGACAGGTATTTACTGCCATTTATAAAATGACAGAACATGGGCCCAGGCGAATTAGTCCTTATCTTGCAATCAGACCAGAGCTATTGGTTGAAAGGCTGCCAAGGGGTGAAAAGTGCATCTTGTTGGGAGATGGCCTAAGGCAGTATGGCGATTTGTTCGAAAGTTTAATAAAATCTTTAGGTTTTGATACTGTCACGCTTTTCAAAAATACTGTCAAGCCCGTAAGGCCTGGCCTAATTGGAATCTTGGGCATGAGGAAGCTATTGCAAGATCCCAAGGGTCAATTGCCTCATGAATTGGATCCTCTTTATCTGAGGCCTTCAGATGCGGAAATAAAAAGATTTGGCATTGGAGAAGAGATCTTTGAATCAGGGTAA
- the rseP gene encoding RIP metalloprotease RseP produces MITTIWAFILVLSGLILVHELGHFLVARGFGVRVLKFSIGFGPRIFGIIKNGTDYCISLFPLGGFVKMLGEQPDEEVSPKDLPGSFSHRPVWQRALIVAAGPLSNFLFAWVVFFFILVLYGNPVLLPVIGEVTPDSPAMAAGLKPGDKILMINDIPIDTWEEVSEKIKSMGERPLKLVVERGGQQFSITVTPKINTVKNVFGEEVKVPLIGVTAAGNLRVENVNPIKGTLLAFERTWDLIALTVKGFLKIFERTVPLSSLGGPILIAQMAGQQAELGLLNLFYFMALLSINLGFLNLLPIPVLDGGHLFFYLIEAVIGRPLTMRQMEFAQRIGFFILGTLMFIVFYNDILRLLGLAPNPLKP; encoded by the coding sequence ATGATAACTACCATTTGGGCTTTTATACTAGTCCTTAGCGGTCTCATACTGGTCCACGAACTTGGGCATTTCCTAGTAGCAAGGGGCTTTGGTGTAAGGGTGCTCAAGTTTTCCATTGGGTTTGGTCCAAGGATTTTTGGCATAATAAAAAATGGAACAGATTATTGCATATCACTTTTCCCTTTAGGTGGATTTGTGAAGATGCTTGGGGAACAGCCTGATGAAGAGGTGTCTCCAAAGGATTTGCCAGGTTCTTTTTCCCATCGTCCTGTGTGGCAGAGGGCTCTTATAGTTGCAGCAGGTCCCCTTAGCAACTTTTTGTTTGCTTGGGTGGTATTTTTCTTCATATTGGTATTATATGGAAATCCGGTTCTCCTCCCAGTAATTGGAGAAGTTACCCCGGATTCCCCAGCCATGGCTGCTGGTCTGAAGCCAGGAGACAAGATTTTGATGATAAATGATATTCCCATTGATACATGGGAAGAGGTCTCAGAGAAGATCAAATCTATGGGAGAAAGGCCGCTTAAGCTAGTTGTTGAAAGGGGTGGCCAACAATTTTCAATCACTGTAACTCCAAAGATCAATACTGTAAAAAATGTATTTGGAGAAGAGGTTAAGGTACCCCTCATAGGTGTTACGGCTGCTGGTAACCTGAGAGTTGAAAACGTCAATCCAATAAAAGGGACTCTCCTTGCTTTTGAGAGGACATGGGACCTCATAGCCTTGACTGTGAAAGGATTCTTGAAGATATTCGAGCGGACTGTTCCCCTTTCGAGTCTTGGTGGGCCAATTCTTATTGCCCAGATGGCTGGTCAACAGGCAGAGCTTGGACTTTTAAATCTATTTTATTTCATGGCCCTTTTGAGTATCAATCTTGGTTTTTTGAATCTATTGCCTATCCCAGTGCTTGATGGAGGACACCTCTTTTTCTATCTAATAGAGGCAGTCATCGGAAGGCCCCTGACAATGAGACAGATGGAGTTTGCCCAAAGGATTGGTTTTTTTATCCTCGGCACCCTTATGTTCATTGTCTTTTATAATGATATTTTGAGGTTATTGGGCTTGGCTCCAAATCCATTGAAGCCTTAG